From the genome of Deltaproteobacteria bacterium, one region includes:
- the plsY gene encoding glycerol-3-phosphate 1-O-acyltransferase PlsY — translation MPFEAILLIVFAYLVGSISTGVVLSKIFGQGNLQEEGSKNIGATNVSRLMGKKWGVLTLFGDMLKGMIPIWIGQWVLGREGDTGFFFICLMALAAFLGHLFPIYLGFKGGKGVATAFGIFILIGPKALLIAIPIFVLVVYFGKYISLGSMIAAGSFPILLILFNYNIYAVMLSIIIASAIIFKHQENIRRLIKGEEKPWHGGKNLNQENP, via the coding sequence ATGCCTTTTGAAGCCATTTTGTTAATTGTTTTCGCATACTTAGTTGGGTCCATTTCGACCGGCGTAGTCCTTTCCAAAATATTCGGTCAAGGAAACCTCCAGGAAGAAGGCAGCAAGAATATCGGGGCCACCAATGTCTCCCGGTTAATGGGTAAGAAGTGGGGGGTTCTGACTTTATTCGGGGATATGCTTAAAGGGATGATCCCCATCTGGATAGGCCAATGGGTTTTGGGGAGGGAGGGCGATACGGGCTTTTTCTTTATTTGTCTCATGGCCCTGGCCGCCTTTCTGGGACATCTCTTTCCAATTTACCTGGGATTTAAAGGAGGAAAGGGGGTCGCTACGGCTTTTGGGATTTTCATTCTAATCGGTCCCAAGGCCCTCCTGATAGCCATTCCTATTTTTGTGCTGGTCGTTTATTTTGGAAAATATATCTCACTGGGATCCATGATTGCCGCCGGATCATTTCCAATCCTATTGATTTTATTTAACTATAACATCTATGCCGTAATGCTTTCCATTATCATCGCTTCTGCAATTATTTTCAAACACCAAGAGAACATCCGTCGTCTTATCAAGGGAGAAGAAAAACCCTGGCATGGGGGGAAAAACCTAAACCAAGAAAATCCGTAA
- a CDS encoding NYN domain-containing protein has protein sequence MAIRLLVDGYNLIRKFPSLARVEEADFSKGREKLLEWLSQYRQRAPHTITVVFDGGKGGGLFEGRDIYKGIKILYSPLGKTADDIIKRLVQRDREKTLVVTSDQELGSFCRSYQAGWIRSEEFAQRIQNKLMDRDKETFMEEDQDPWPKKKKGTAFRISKKLKKERKYWDNL, from the coding sequence ATGGCAATCCGACTCCTTGTTGATGGCTACAATCTGATTCGAAAATTTCCATCTTTAGCCCGGGTGGAAGAGGCTGATTTTTCCAAAGGCCGGGAGAAGCTATTGGAGTGGTTATCTCAATACCGACAAAGGGCCCCTCATACCATTACGGTCGTTTTTGACGGCGGTAAAGGGGGGGGACTCTTTGAAGGGAGGGATATTTATAAGGGGATAAAAATTTTGTACTCCCCCTTGGGAAAAACCGCTGATGATATTATTAAACGGTTAGTGCAACGCGATAGGGAAAAGACATTAGTAGTCACTTCCGACCAGGAATTGGGTTCTTTTTGCCGGAGTTACCAAGCCGGATGGATTCGCTCCGAAGAATTCGCCCAACGGATTCAGAATAAATTAATGGACCGGGATAAGGAAACGTTCATGGAAGAAGATCAGGATCCCTGGCCTAAGAAGAAAAAGGGAACCGCCTTCCGTATTTCAAAAAAGCTTAAAAAGGAGAGGAAATATTGGGATAATCTATAG
- a CDS encoding helix-turn-helix domain-containing protein yields the protein MNRRKDSRISKANLINEGLLENERGEEESISEEFVSAPLFSISEAAKSLGIGRKELYRLIEWREINTIKSGNSLRVEGKSLEAFKASGKTISV from the coding sequence ATGAACCGAAGGAAGGACAGCCGTATCTCCAAAGCCAATTTGATCAACGAAGGTTTGCTGGAAAATGAACGGGGTGAAGAAGAATCGATTTCGGAAGAATTCGTCTCGGCTCCCCTATTTAGCATTTCAGAGGCCGCCAAGTCACTGGGAATCGGGCGGAAGGAGCTTTATCGCCTGATTGAATGGAGAGAAATTAATACCATCAAGTCCGGCAATTCCCTCCGCGTGGAGGGGAAGAGCCTGGAAGCCTTTAAAGCCAGCGGTAAAACGATTTCGGTCTAA
- a CDS encoding Coenzyme F420 hydrogenase/dehydrogenase, beta subunit C-terminal domain has product MSDTIQGHGQAALRTRVRETKFCTACGACVNLCPYQAYYQDEVVTLHVCDLQEGRCFAFCPRTATDLDSLRARLFDPQDLTPEIGAVKDYSICRAADEKIRRQAQHGGTVSALMSLALEEGIIDTAVVAQGGDRFTHQGVAVGEAAEVRKRGKSKFIAAGTIAAFNRAAQSDSQKIGVVATPCQALALAKMRMKPFPEKDNNIDKLKLVVGLFCGWTLSWKKLIPLLKTRTNLEEIVGMDIPPGKGQVAVFTQTGAIAIPWEEIDPLVREGCRICLDTTAEFADISVGSARLPEDWETLRSWNQVIVRTKTGQDLIDLARKKGILEFREVPAEVLEELKKAALNKKRTALKTIMEKTGTPEDLIYVDRRDSVICRILG; this is encoded by the coding sequence ATGAGCGATACCATTCAGGGCCATGGCCAGGCGGCGTTGCGGACCCGTGTCCGGGAAACCAAATTTTGTACGGCTTGCGGCGCCTGCGTCAACCTCTGCCCCTACCAGGCCTATTATCAAGACGAGGTGGTCACCCTCCACGTCTGCGATCTTCAGGAAGGGAGATGTTTTGCCTTTTGTCCGCGAACGGCAACGGATCTGGATTCCCTTCGGGCCCGTTTGTTTGATCCCCAGGACCTGACCCCGGAAATTGGTGCGGTCAAGGATTATTCTATCTGCCGGGCAGCCGATGAGAAAATTCGCCGACAGGCCCAGCACGGCGGTACGGTATCGGCCCTGATGAGTTTGGCTTTGGAGGAAGGGATCATCGATACGGCCGTGGTGGCCCAGGGCGGTGACCGTTTTACTCACCAGGGTGTGGCGGTGGGGGAAGCCGCGGAAGTACGAAAGCGGGGGAAAAGTAAATTTATCGCTGCCGGTACGATAGCGGCCTTCAACCGGGCGGCCCAAAGTGATTCCCAAAAAATCGGCGTTGTAGCCACGCCCTGTCAGGCCTTGGCCCTGGCCAAGATGCGGATGAAGCCCTTTCCGGAAAAGGACAATAATATCGATAAACTAAAGCTGGTCGTCGGCCTTTTTTGTGGCTGGACCCTGTCTTGGAAAAAATTAATCCCCCTCCTTAAAACCCGGACCAATCTGGAAGAAATCGTCGGCATGGATATCCCGCCGGGAAAAGGGCAGGTGGCCGTTTTTACCCAAACCGGAGCCATCGCCATTCCCTGGGAGGAGATCGATCCCCTGGTCCGGGAGGGCTGCCGTATCTGCCTCGATACGACTGCCGAGTTTGCCGACATTTCCGTCGGGTCCGCCCGCTTGCCCGAAGACTGGGAGACCCTCCGGTCCTGGAATCAGGTTATTGTCCGGACAAAAACCGGTCAGGACCTCATTGATCTGGCCCGTAAAAAAGGCATCCTGGAATTCCGGGAGGTCCCGGCCGAAGTCCTTGAGGAACTGAAAAAGGCCGCCCTGAATAAAAAAAGGACAGCCTTGAAAACGATTATGGAGAAAACCGGAACCCCTGAAGATCTGATTTATGTGGATCGAAGGGATTCCGTTATTTGCCGGATTTTGGGTTAA